DNA sequence from the Acinonyx jubatus isolate Ajub_Pintada_27869175 chromosome A3, VMU_Ajub_asm_v1.0, whole genome shotgun sequence genome:
CTCCCCACCACCTTCAAAGCAAACCCGAATCTGCTCTCCTGCTAGCCACCAGGAGCACGCTCGCACCACCAGCTCTGCCTGTCCTCCTCTCCGCATTATAGACTGAAGTGTGGCAGGGCAGGACAGACACTAAACCTGGACACATCTGGATTTCAGTTCCCTCACCTCCAACATGGGGGTAATAACAGTGCCTGCCCAGCCCACTCCCAGGCTGCTGCAAAGACTCTGTAAATGCTCTGTAAACCGCTTCATACGAAGCACTGAGTAGTATCACACAAGTCCTCAATTATTACTGAGTCCCTTGATCCCTTGGTTTGCCACCCTTAAATAAAACAGCTTCTCCCCTGCTCCGCATTTTGATGTGGTCTGTCCTTCAGGTGCTGGTTCTCAAGCTCTGGTGTGCAGTGGGAGTCCCTGGAGATTCTGCCTCAGTAGGTCACCCTGTGTGAGAAGCGCCTCCGAATAGGAAAAGAGGCAGAACGGAGCGATGAGCAGACAAAGAAGACACAGCAATACAGTTGTACAAGGACAGCACAGGTCATCAAGATTGAAGACTGaaccttttggggggggggggcggagagcaCTTTCTGAGATGCTGCCCACTGAGCTACCGCAGACCTACCTCCTTATGGACGTGAGTGATGGCTGTGGACAGCTCCAGGCCATCAAGCAAATTATTGCCATCATAATCATGCATTTTGAAATAATGGAGCTGCAGTTCTTGTGGGGACATCTCCGCCTCTGGTTTGTTGATGACACCTTCTAGATGCTCCATGATATGCCTAAAAACCGATAGTCAGACTCAGACCACTTGGCAGCAACCGCGGGATCACACCAAAACGTTAAGAACTGAAAAGTTCAAGATCTTAAGGTTCACTcattccagaaaaacagaaagcgTGGCAAAGCACACTCAAGGATGATAGATACAGGCAAGGCCATGAAAGGGGCAGGGAAAAGTCAAACAGTTCACCTGCTAAGCTGGCAAGATTATGGGTGTTTTCCACTTTATTATTAGAATGCTGTTATAACATCATGGGAGACTAgcaattaaacacatttttttgaaccaattcaaggaaaacaaattatGTGTGAGCCTAACTGGCCCAGGACAAAAGTTGcaacaaataattcagtgttaGAATGTGacagtaaaaaaaggaaaagctctaGTCAGTCCAGAAACCTTAGTTTTATCCTGGATTCTGTCACCACTACTGTATACACGtgtgtgagaatgtgtgtgtgtgtgtgcgcgtgtgtgcgtgcacgcatgaGCATGAATGCAGAGGGgttgtctgtatgtctgtctgtgGTGAAAGAGAGACAGGATGAATTCAGGCAAGTCATTTATCTCATCTGGGCATCAAGATCCTCCATCTATGAAATGATGATGGAAAAAGACTGCCTGATTTACAGGTGGCTATAAGGAATAAATAATCACTCTTGAAAAACGTCAAGGAGTTGTACAAACAGTAGAAGGGTGGCTACCGACTGCAGCTGCAGGGGGGAGGCTCTGGGACCCCAGCCCTGGCTGGATACGTACTCTTGGTCGTGCACTGTATTCTTATCCAGGCCCACGCTGCCAGGATGGGAGAAGCTGGCCCCAGGCTCCTCAGCCCCGGCACCTGGAGCACAGAAGGCCCAGAGCAGACCACACAGGAAGGGGGTTCTGAGCAGCCGCAGAGATCTCATGGTCGCCGGCACCTGGGAGGTGGGGAACATAGAAGGTGCAGGTGAAAACACCAGAGCTAAGGTTCTTTCAAAACATGACAGTGTGCTGCTCCTGGAGAAGGAACTCAGTGAAAGGAACGAGGTTGGGGAAGAGAACATGTCCAACTGGACCTAAGGCCAGCTCTGCCATTACAGTGTGGGATGACCTTGGGCACTCCAAGTCCCCATCACTCAAAGAGCGGGTGGGAGGGCTTCATGACATTTCCTGAAGCTCCTTCAGAATGCCAAACAACTCAATGAGAGGTTAAAGGGATCTGAAGATTACTCCTGCCTACAAGAAGCTTACCGTCTGGTGAAATACTTCCTATGGAGAGCACTAAAAAGGCAGAAAGCGAGGtgtcctaaagaaaaataaaaaactgagagTTCAGAGGAACAAATTTCCTCTGGGTGAAGGAAGATCAGTGAAGGCTGGGGCCACAGTTTGCTGTGGACGTGCAGGGACTGAAGGACTAAGGCAATGCTGTGAGCAGAGCAGAAGGTCAGACAAGTGGGAAAGAAACTCCAAGTGGTGTAGTCAGGGGGAGCctagaggatatgaagcaggcagAATGGTGGACAATGGGGCACAGAGGTTGACCAGGCTCTATGGGATATGGCTTTGCATGCTAGGCTAAGGAGGCTGAAGTTTCTGGAGAACAGATGGGGAGCCACTGAGGATTTGTGAATGGGAGATGAGATCAGAGCTTGGTTTCAGAGTGGCTCATCCAGCAGCACAATGGGGGCAAGGTATTTGGTGGAGCAAGACCAGAGCTAGGAATGTGGCAGTTGAGGGAAGCGATGAGGCAGGTCAGATCAAGGCCTGCAGTAGGGGACACGGGAAAGAGGACATTAACCCCTGCCTCATCCATCTCCCAGGACTGTGACAGGTAACCCAACCACTGTGAAAGAGCAGCAGAAAGGAGAGCTACACAGACGTTAGGATTCCATTAAGTACTCCCGGAGTTTGGCTAGACCTGCAACTATGGTCAATAAGATACAGTCAGCTACACAGTAAGTTCCTGAGGGCAGGAGTGCTTCGTTCCCAGGATTCCCCACCAAGGCTCAAGCAGGCCTCTACGATTTGTGAAATTCAAAATCCCAGTCTTTCTGGGGGCTTATAGACCGATCTCAAAAAGGTGAAGGACTGCCATACCAACTAAGGCAATGCTGTGAGCAGAGCAGAAGGTCAGACAAGTGGGAAAGAAACTCCAAGTGGTGTAGTCAGGGGGAGCCTAGAGGAAATGAAGCAGGCAGAATGGTGGACAATGGGGCACAGAGGTTGACCAGGCTCTATGGGATATGGCTTTGCATGCTAGGCTAGCACCGTGTTGATCCTCCACACCAACACAAGGACTACATATCCATCTCCCAAAAGGCAGCACAAATTCTGCTGATAACAAAGGCCAGTGATTTCTAATGGGCCAACGGTAGCCACAAGACCAAACTAACAGCAGTAAAGAGAAAGCTTTAGGGTACTGGTCATTCCTTGCATCCATCACACACAGCTCACTCCAAAGCCTCTGTACCTGGGGCTGGCAAGGAGCTGTGTGGCAGCCCTCTCACCTATCCCAAAAGGTGGGACTCCGGGAGAATACCATCCCCATAACGTTCAGGAAAATTTCCCAAACCCATTTTGCCTATCAGTGGTAACCCCTTCAACAGTTCCTTCCTCAAGGGAACAACAGTCGCTGGGGTGTAACTTCCAGGGGGCCAAAACGCAGCATCTAATCTTACAACTGTATAGGGACATCATAATGCAACATCATACTTAACAgtaagaaatgatttttaatatttaatgaaaaaagcaGACTGCAAAAgtctgtgaaaaataattttgtaaaaaaaaaagtgtatatttcATACATAGAACAATggctaaaaatggttaaaagattattttctgaaataggAGGTGTGatttggatttttcttctttttacttttctcagtTCCTACTAAGGATTCTAAGGATTCCTAAGGTCTAATGTTCCTActataaacatgtttttctttataaatgtgtatttaatgtGACTTACCCCATAATTTTGCTCAATTATGTATGAATGGaatttaaaggggggggggggcttccatTTAATTCTCAGCCATAGAAAATAATTCAGGACCAGAAACTACATTTCCAGTTTTACCAAATAAAAGTGTCCAGTCCCTGACAAGGCCACTGCCACTGTATCTGGTACCCAAAAACAAGGTCTCAAGTTACTCCCAGCAGTGACTGCCCAGGCCAGAGCAGAACAGCTTGGTCTAACCACGTATCTTAGAATTCTGAGACAGGAGAGATCAGAGAGGGAAGCCAGTTCCTCCCAAGCCTCTTAGACTCATGCACAGTAGACATCGCTTTCTCCAGCAAGGCTTCTTCAAATCTGAGTCTGGCTTAGGCGTTCTTCCCATTTGCTCCTGAGTGACTCCCTTCAGAAGGGTCCGGTCTGACAACAGATGCGAATGCGACCTTGAAAACTGCCTGATTACTTGTAAGTGCTCCCTGCTGGACTGAGCTCtatgagggcagggagggaaccacattcccagcagcaggcacagcgcctggcacagggGCTGACGGTTTCAGCCTGTGTGCCACAGTCCTTagtgggcggtggggggagggatcCCCATCTTCACAGATACACTGCCGAGTTTTGATGTCAGTGTAACTGagcataaaacttttttttggaGACATCTATCAGATAGTCGAGTGATCAATGAACCCACAGCATAATTTCTTATAACTATGTGGTTGGAAGCTTAGTAtcaaattgtgtatgtgtgtagaggAGAAATaggttctatttaaaaaacaccaaaaagaaacCAAGGGATAGGTAATACAGTAACTATGGGTCCACATTCTCTCAAGGGAGGCAGAATAAAGGTCAAGAACCAGTTGTTGTGGACATGTCCCATTTTGGTTTGTTGCAGCAGGTTTCTAACAGAACATAACACAAGTCCAATCAATCTACCAAACACAGAGGAGAAACTTTCCCTCAAGTGCTACAGTGAGAACAGGGAATCTGCCACCTAACAAATTAAACTGTCacattcaaaaagaaacataagcaACTTCCCTTTGTCTGAAGAACATGTTGCATCACCCATACTCCAATGATTTAGTTCAAGGCCATGAGCAAACAGGCTGTTAGATAAACCCCAGCATTTCCCAAGCTCACTGCCTTCTTTGAGAAATTATAGAGGCCAGactggaaaaaaatccaaaggagAGACTTCTGAAAGAGATTTCAGAACCCAACCCCTGCTTTCAGACATCCTTGACAAGGAGAAGCCTCAGTCCTGGGAGGGAAGTACCAGACCAGGCTCAGTAGCCAGTCTCAGTGTAACAGGGCTCCCCTCACCACTCCAGCAGCCTCTTCCAGGCCCAGAGCCTTTGCTCCCAATGTTCCATTAACCTGTCTGCCCTCTTCCTTCCAGGCCCAGTTCAAATGTCATTTCAGGATTCTTCCAGCCACACCAATCTTTCTATCCTCTGACTTCAGTCTGCAGCCTCTCACAACATATAGTCACATAttgttcttttccctccctctgtgAGGGCCAGGACACTGTCATCTCAGTCTCTCACTTACTCTACCAATCACAAAGTGCTAAGCTGACTGGAGAACAGCACATCCTCAGGTCTGATTCAGGGCAGTGGGTTTTGGCACCTAGATATGCTGTTCCCT
Encoded proteins:
- the MCFD2 gene encoding multiple coagulation factor deficiency protein 2, with translation MRSLRLLRTPFLCGLLWAFCAPGAGAEEPGASFSHPGSVGLDKNTVHDQEHIMEHLEGVINKPEAEMSPQELQLHYFKMHDYDGNNLLDGLELSTAITHVHKEEANEQAPPMSEAELINLIDGVLRDDDKNNDGYIDYAEFAKSLQ